From Brienomyrus brachyistius isolate T26 unplaced genomic scaffold, BBRACH_0.4 scaffold42, whole genome shotgun sequence, one genomic window encodes:
- the LOC125722758 gene encoding protein NLRC3-like isoform X1 yields the protein MEKERGKRRAASEMRPLVGCNRKSPESVLMERADSPVPSCVSMKSDWSMDRPIAFREGPLPTDQRDQMEECSSNLHDKSGLSSILKSLEEKAMKFLKEELKTFVRYLDQNYPECSEPQLEEDNDLDSDGQMQKTCGREGALKITLYILRTMKQDDLADMLENRQLMLQQEIKDKLKKQFECVFEGKAKEGQPTLLSEIYTELYITEGGTGAVNDEHEVRQIETASKKSRTEDTTVKCNDIFKPLCGRVTPIRTVLTKGVAGIGKTVSVQKFILDWAEGKANQDVHFIFALPFRDLNLIKGKYSLIELLQHFVPELKSLQSTELFRYKVLFIFDGLDECRLPLDFHNNESWFDVTKKTSLDVLLTNLIKGNLLPSALLWITSRPAAANQIPAKCVQQVTEIRGFSDVQKEEYFKKRFNDQSLASRIITHVKSSRSLFIMCHIPVFCWISATVLKRIFSETDRGEIPKTLTEMYTHFLIFQTSLKNDKYMKNHETKLKECSKQFLLKLGKLAFDNLEKGNLIFYEQDLLENGIDVTETSVYSGVCTEVFKEEYGLYQEKVYCFVHLSIQEYLAALYVFLSNSSADLLKTAVNQALESKNGHLDLYLRFLLGLSTDSSKTLLQRLLGPTRISSHTIKETAQYIKEKIKENLSPERTINLFHCLTELGENSLIEEVQRYLNSGIISADDLSPAQYSALAFVMLMSDEELDVFDLKKYIRSDKEQWRLLPVVKNSRTALLNSCDLIDKHCEVLTSALRSNSSPLRELDLSDNDLKDSGVKLLSAALGDLHCKLEILRLSGCRVTEEGCSSLASALRSNPSHLRELDLSYNHPGDSGVKLLSAVLEDPSCKLEKLNVDHGAECMTRPGLQKYSCQLTLDPNTANRLLSLSGGNRKVTRGAEQPYPDHPERFDSCPQVLCRESLTGRCYWEAEWDGRVALIGVTYKGIRRKGGSYDCRLGYNDKSWILYCNTDRYFVRHNNKQTLIPIRPSGSRRVGVYLDWGAGALSFYRVSSDGLTPLHRFTSSFTESLYPGFYVDINSSVSL from the exons atggagaaggagagaggaaaaagaagagctgcttctgaaatgcgcccccttgtggggtgtaacagaaagagccctgagag tgtcctgatggagagagcagactcccctgtacccagctgtgtttccatgaagagtgactggtcaatggATCGACCAATcgccttcagagagggacctttacctacagatcaaag agaccaaatggaagaatgcAGTTCAAATCTACATGATAAATCAGGTTTATCATCtatattgaag tcactagaggaaaaagccatgaagttcctaaaagaggaactgaagacgtttgtgaggtacctagatcagaattacccagaatgctctgagcctcagctggaggaggacaatgacctggacagtgatggtcagatgcagaagacctgtggtagagagggagctctgaagatcacactgtacatcctgaggaccatgaagcaagatgatcttgctgacatgctggagaata gacagctcatgctgcaacaggaaatcaaagataaacttaagaagcaatttgagtgtgtatttgaagggaaagctaaggaaggacagccaacacttctcagtgagatttacacagaactctacataactgaaggtgggactggagcagtgaatgatgaacatgaagtgagacagattgaaacagcatccaagaaaagtcgaacagaagatactacagtcaagtgcaatgatatatttaaacccttatgtgggcgtgtgacacctatcagaactgtactcactaaaggggtggcaggtatcgggaaaacagtctctgtgcagaaatttattctcgactgggcagaaggaaaagcaaaccaggatgttcacttcatatttgctcttcctttccgggacctgaatttgattaagggtaaatacagtctgattgaactgcttcaacactttgtcccagaactgaaatcacttcagtccactgagctgtttaggtacaaagtcttgttcatctttgatggtctggatgagtgtcgccttcctctcgaTTTTcataacaatgagagctggtttgatgtaacaaagaaaacgtcactggatgtgctgttgactaacctcattaaggggaatctgctcccatccgctctcctctggataacctcccggccagcagcagccaatcagatacctgctaagtgtgtccagcaggtgacagagatacgagggttcagtgatgtccagaaggaggagtatttcaagaagagatttaatgatcagagcctggccagcaggattatcacacatgtgaaatcatcaaggagcctcttcatcatgtgccacatacctgtgttctgctggatttcagccactgtgcttaagaggatttttagtgagactgacaggggagaaattccaaagactctgactgaaatgtacacacacttcctgatctttcagacaagtttaaaaaatgacaagtatatgaaaaaccatgaaactAAGCTTAAGGAATGCAGCAagcaattccttttaaaacttggtaaactggcttttgacaaccttgagaaaggcaatctcatattttatgagcaagatctgttagagaatggcattgatgtcactgaaacttcagtttactctggagtgtgcacagaagtctttaaagaggagtatgggttgtaccaggagaaggtgtactgctttgtgcatctgagcatccaggagtatctcgctgctttatatgtgtttctgtcaaactcatcagctgacctgctgaagactgcagtgaatcaggcattagagagcaagaatggacacttggacctctacctccgcttcctcctgggcctctcaacagactccagtaagactctgttacaaagactactggggccgacaagaatcagctcacataccattaaggaaacagcccaatacatcaaggagaaaataaaggagaatttatctccagaaaggaccatcaacctgttccactgtttGACTGAGCTGGGTGAAAATTCTCTAATAGAGGAAGtccaaagatacctgaattcaggaatcatttcagcagatgacctctcacctgcacagtactcagctctggcctttgtgatgctgatgtcagatgaggagctggatgtgtttgatctgaagaaatacatcagatcagataaaGAGCAatggaggctgctgcctgtggtcaagaactccaggacggctct gctgaacagctgtgatctcatagataaacactgtgaagtgctgacttcagctctaagatcaaactcctcccccctgagagagctggacctgagtgacaatgacctgaaggattcaggagtgaagctgctctctgctgcactgggggatttacactgtaaactggagatattgag gctgtcaggctgtagagtcacagaagaaggctgttcttccctggcttcagctctgaggtcaaacccctcacacctgagagagctggatctgagctacaatcacccaggagattcaggagtgaagctgctctctgctgtactggaggatcccagctgtaaactggagaagctgaa tgtggatCATGGTGCAGAGTGCATGACTAGACCAGgcctacagaaat actcctgccagttgacgctggaccccaacacagcaaacagactcctgtctctgtcaggggggaacaggaaggtgacacggggggcggagcagccatatcctgatcatccagagagatttgacagctgccCCCAAGTTctttgcagagagagtctgactggccgctgttactgggaggctgagtgggatggacgtGTAGCcctgataggagtgacttataaagggatcaggaggaaaggagggagttatGACTGTcggcttggatacaatgacaagtcatggattctgtACTGTAATACTGACAGATACTTTgtccggcacaataataaacagactctcatacccatacggccctcaggctcccgcagagtaggagtgtatctggactggggggctggtgctctgtccttctacagagtctcctctgatggactgacccccctgcacagattcacctcctcattcactgagtccctctatccagggttttatgttgatataaactcctcagtgtcactgtga
- the LOC125722758 gene encoding protein NLRC3-like isoform X3 has protein sequence MEKERGKRRAASEMRPLVGCNRKSPESVLMERADSPVPSCVSMKSDWSMDRPIAFREGPLPTDQRDQMEECSSNLHDKSGLSSILKSLEEKAMKFLKEELKTFVRYLDQNYPECSEPQLEEDNDLDSDGQMQKTCGREGALKITLYILRTMKQDDLADMLENRQLMLQQEIKDKLKKQFECVFEGKAKEGQPTLLSEIYTELYITEGGTGAVNDEHEVRQIETASKKSRTEDTTVKCNDIFKPLCGRVTPIRTVLTKGVAGIGKTVSVQKFILDWAEGKANQDVHFIFALPFRDLNLIKGKYSLIELLQHFVPELKSLQSTELFRYKVLFIFDGLDECRLPLDFHNNESWFDVTKKTSLDVLLTNLIKGNLLPSALLWITSRPAAANQIPAKCVQQVTEIRGFSDVQKEEYFKKRFNDQSLASRIITHVKSSRSLFIMCHIPVFCWISATVLKRIFSETDRGEIPKTLTEMYTHFLIFQTSLKNDKYMKNHETKLKECSKQFLLKLGKLAFDNLEKGNLIFYEQDLLENGIDVTETSVYSGVCTEVFKEEYGLYQEKVYCFVHLSIQEYLAALYVFLSNSSADLLKTAVNQALESKNGHLDLYLRFLLGLSTDSSKTLLQRLLGPTRISSHTIKETAQYIKEKIKENLSPERTINLFHCLTELGENSLIEEVQRYLNSGIISADDLSPAQYSALAFVMLMSDEELDVFDLKKYIRSDKEQWRLLPVVKNSRTALLNSCDLIDKHCEVLTSALRSNSSPLRELDLSDNDLKDSGVKLLSAALGDLHCKLEILRLSGCRVTEEGCSSLASALRSNPSHLRELDLSYNHPGDSGVKLLSAVLEDPSCKLEKLNVDHGAECMTRPGLQKFLQVGVKRRCASRCGRKIINQPF, from the exons atggagaaggagagaggaaaaagaagagctgcttctgaaatgcgcccccttgtggggtgtaacagaaagagccctgagag tgtcctgatggagagagcagactcccctgtacccagctgtgtttccatgaagagtgactggtcaatggATCGACCAATcgccttcagagagggacctttacctacagatcaaag agaccaaatggaagaatgcAGTTCAAATCTACATGATAAATCAGGTTTATCATCtatattgaag tcactagaggaaaaagccatgaagttcctaaaagaggaactgaagacgtttgtgaggtacctagatcagaattacccagaatgctctgagcctcagctggaggaggacaatgacctggacagtgatggtcagatgcagaagacctgtggtagagagggagctctgaagatcacactgtacatcctgaggaccatgaagcaagatgatcttgctgacatgctggagaata gacagctcatgctgcaacaggaaatcaaagataaacttaagaagcaatttgagtgtgtatttgaagggaaagctaaggaaggacagccaacacttctcagtgagatttacacagaactctacataactgaaggtgggactggagcagtgaatgatgaacatgaagtgagacagattgaaacagcatccaagaaaagtcgaacagaagatactacagtcaagtgcaatgatatatttaaacccttatgtgggcgtgtgacacctatcagaactgtactcactaaaggggtggcaggtatcgggaaaacagtctctgtgcagaaatttattctcgactgggcagaaggaaaagcaaaccaggatgttcacttcatatttgctcttcctttccgggacctgaatttgattaagggtaaatacagtctgattgaactgcttcaacactttgtcccagaactgaaatcacttcagtccactgagctgtttaggtacaaagtcttgttcatctttgatggtctggatgagtgtcgccttcctctcgaTTTTcataacaatgagagctggtttgatgtaacaaagaaaacgtcactggatgtgctgttgactaacctcattaaggggaatctgctcccatccgctctcctctggataacctcccggccagcagcagccaatcagatacctgctaagtgtgtccagcaggtgacagagatacgagggttcagtgatgtccagaaggaggagtatttcaagaagagatttaatgatcagagcctggccagcaggattatcacacatgtgaaatcatcaaggagcctcttcatcatgtgccacatacctgtgttctgctggatttcagccactgtgcttaagaggatttttagtgagactgacaggggagaaattccaaagactctgactgaaatgtacacacacttcctgatctttcagacaagtttaaaaaatgacaagtatatgaaaaaccatgaaactAAGCTTAAGGAATGCAGCAagcaattccttttaaaacttggtaaactggcttttgacaaccttgagaaaggcaatctcatattttatgagcaagatctgttagagaatggcattgatgtcactgaaacttcagtttactctggagtgtgcacagaagtctttaaagaggagtatgggttgtaccaggagaaggtgtactgctttgtgcatctgagcatccaggagtatctcgctgctttatatgtgtttctgtcaaactcatcagctgacctgctgaagactgcagtgaatcaggcattagagagcaagaatggacacttggacctctacctccgcttcctcctgggcctctcaacagactccagtaagactctgttacaaagactactggggccgacaagaatcagctcacataccattaaggaaacagcccaatacatcaaggagaaaataaaggagaatttatctccagaaaggaccatcaacctgttccactgtttGACTGAGCTGGGTGAAAATTCTCTAATAGAGGAAGtccaaagatacctgaattcaggaatcatttcagcagatgacctctcacctgcacagtactcagctctggcctttgtgatgctgatgtcagatgaggagctggatgtgtttgatctgaagaaatacatcagatcagataaaGAGCAatggaggctgctgcctgtggtcaagaactccaggacggctct gctgaacagctgtgatctcatagataaacactgtgaagtgctgacttcagctctaagatcaaactcctcccccctgagagagctggacctgagtgacaatgacctgaaggattcaggagtgaagctgctctctgctgcactgggggatttacactgtaaactggagatattgag gctgtcaggctgtagagtcacagaagaaggctgttcttccctggcttcagctctgaggtcaaacccctcacacctgagagagctggatctgagctacaatcacccaggagattcaggagtgaagctgctctctgctgtactggaggatcccagctgtaaactggagaagctgaa tgtggatCATGGTGCAGAGTGCATGACTAGACCAGgcctacagaaat TTCTGCAGGTCGGGGTAAAGAGGAGGTGTGCGTCCcggtgtggtagaaaaattataaatcaacctTTCTGA
- the LOC125722758 gene encoding protein NLRC3-like isoform X2, giving the protein MERADSPVPSCVSMKSDWSMDRPIAFREGPLPTDQRDQMEECSSNLHDKSGLSSILKSLEEKAMKFLKEELKTFVRYLDQNYPECSEPQLEEDNDLDSDGQMQKTCGREGALKITLYILRTMKQDDLADMLENRQLMLQQEIKDKLKKQFECVFEGKAKEGQPTLLSEIYTELYITEGGTGAVNDEHEVRQIETASKKSRTEDTTVKCNDIFKPLCGRVTPIRTVLTKGVAGIGKTVSVQKFILDWAEGKANQDVHFIFALPFRDLNLIKGKYSLIELLQHFVPELKSLQSTELFRYKVLFIFDGLDECRLPLDFHNNESWFDVTKKTSLDVLLTNLIKGNLLPSALLWITSRPAAANQIPAKCVQQVTEIRGFSDVQKEEYFKKRFNDQSLASRIITHVKSSRSLFIMCHIPVFCWISATVLKRIFSETDRGEIPKTLTEMYTHFLIFQTSLKNDKYMKNHETKLKECSKQFLLKLGKLAFDNLEKGNLIFYEQDLLENGIDVTETSVYSGVCTEVFKEEYGLYQEKVYCFVHLSIQEYLAALYVFLSNSSADLLKTAVNQALESKNGHLDLYLRFLLGLSTDSSKTLLQRLLGPTRISSHTIKETAQYIKEKIKENLSPERTINLFHCLTELGENSLIEEVQRYLNSGIISADDLSPAQYSALAFVMLMSDEELDVFDLKKYIRSDKEQWRLLPVVKNSRTALLNSCDLIDKHCEVLTSALRSNSSPLRELDLSDNDLKDSGVKLLSAALGDLHCKLEILRLSGCRVTEEGCSSLASALRSNPSHLRELDLSYNHPGDSGVKLLSAVLEDPSCKLEKLNVDHGAECMTRPGLQKYSCQLTLDPNTANRLLSLSGGNRKVTRGAEQPYPDHPERFDSCPQVLCRESLTGRCYWEAEWDGRVALIGVTYKGIRRKGGSYDCRLGYNDKSWILYCNTDRYFVRHNNKQTLIPIRPSGSRRVGVYLDWGAGALSFYRVSSDGLTPLHRFTSSFTESLYPGFYVDINSSVSL; this is encoded by the exons atggagagagcagactcccctgtacccagctgtgtttccatgaagagtgactggtcaatggATCGACCAATcgccttcagagagggacctttacctacagatcaaag agaccaaatggaagaatgcAGTTCAAATCTACATGATAAATCAGGTTTATCATCtatattgaag tcactagaggaaaaagccatgaagttcctaaaagaggaactgaagacgtttgtgaggtacctagatcagaattacccagaatgctctgagcctcagctggaggaggacaatgacctggacagtgatggtcagatgcagaagacctgtggtagagagggagctctgaagatcacactgtacatcctgaggaccatgaagcaagatgatcttgctgacatgctggagaata gacagctcatgctgcaacaggaaatcaaagataaacttaagaagcaatttgagtgtgtatttgaagggaaagctaaggaaggacagccaacacttctcagtgagatttacacagaactctacataactgaaggtgggactggagcagtgaatgatgaacatgaagtgagacagattgaaacagcatccaagaaaagtcgaacagaagatactacagtcaagtgcaatgatatatttaaacccttatgtgggcgtgtgacacctatcagaactgtactcactaaaggggtggcaggtatcgggaaaacagtctctgtgcagaaatttattctcgactgggcagaaggaaaagcaaaccaggatgttcacttcatatttgctcttcctttccgggacctgaatttgattaagggtaaatacagtctgattgaactgcttcaacactttgtcccagaactgaaatcacttcagtccactgagctgtttaggtacaaagtcttgttcatctttgatggtctggatgagtgtcgccttcctctcgaTTTTcataacaatgagagctggtttgatgtaacaaagaaaacgtcactggatgtgctgttgactaacctcattaaggggaatctgctcccatccgctctcctctggataacctcccggccagcagcagccaatcagatacctgctaagtgtgtccagcaggtgacagagatacgagggttcagtgatgtccagaaggaggagtatttcaagaagagatttaatgatcagagcctggccagcaggattatcacacatgtgaaatcatcaaggagcctcttcatcatgtgccacatacctgtgttctgctggatttcagccactgtgcttaagaggatttttagtgagactgacaggggagaaattccaaagactctgactgaaatgtacacacacttcctgatctttcagacaagtttaaaaaatgacaagtatatgaaaaaccatgaaactAAGCTTAAGGAATGCAGCAagcaattccttttaaaacttggtaaactggcttttgacaaccttgagaaaggcaatctcatattttatgagcaagatctgttagagaatggcattgatgtcactgaaacttcagtttactctggagtgtgcacagaagtctttaaagaggagtatgggttgtaccaggagaaggtgtactgctttgtgcatctgagcatccaggagtatctcgctgctttatatgtgtttctgtcaaactcatcagctgacctgctgaagactgcagtgaatcaggcattagagagcaagaatggacacttggacctctacctccgcttcctcctgggcctctcaacagactccagtaagactctgttacaaagactactggggccgacaagaatcagctcacataccattaaggaaacagcccaatacatcaaggagaaaataaaggagaatttatctccagaaaggaccatcaacctgttccactgtttGACTGAGCTGGGTGAAAATTCTCTAATAGAGGAAGtccaaagatacctgaattcaggaatcatttcagcagatgacctctcacctgcacagtactcagctctggcctttgtgatgctgatgtcagatgaggagctggatgtgtttgatctgaagaaatacatcagatcagataaaGAGCAatggaggctgctgcctgtggtcaagaactccaggacggctct gctgaacagctgtgatctcatagataaacactgtgaagtgctgacttcagctctaagatcaaactcctcccccctgagagagctggacctgagtgacaatgacctgaaggattcaggagtgaagctgctctctgctgcactgggggatttacactgtaaactggagatattgag gctgtcaggctgtagagtcacagaagaaggctgttcttccctggcttcagctctgaggtcaaacccctcacacctgagagagctggatctgagctacaatcacccaggagattcaggagtgaagctgctctctgctgtactggaggatcccagctgtaaactggagaagctgaa tgtggatCATGGTGCAGAGTGCATGACTAGACCAGgcctacagaaat actcctgccagttgacgctggaccccaacacagcaaacagactcctgtctctgtcaggggggaacaggaaggtgacacggggggcggagcagccatatcctgatcatccagagagatttgacagctgccCCCAAGTTctttgcagagagagtctgactggccgctgttactgggaggctgagtgggatggacgtGTAGCcctgataggagtgacttataaagggatcaggaggaaaggagggagttatGACTGTcggcttggatacaatgacaagtcatggattctgtACTGTAATACTGACAGATACTTTgtccggcacaataataaacagactctcatacccatacggccctcaggctcccgcagagtaggagtgtatctggactggggggctggtgctctgtccttctacagagtctcctctgatggactgacccccctgcacagattcacctcctcattcactgagtccctctatccagggttttatgttgatataaactcctcagtgtcactgtga